One part of the Pseudoliparis swirei isolate HS2019 ecotype Mariana Trench chromosome 6, NWPU_hadal_v1, whole genome shotgun sequence genome encodes these proteins:
- the LOC130195633 gene encoding succinate receptor 1-like: MPSFFMVVLILGLPLNLFSLWVFFHRLRRWTRSTVFLFNLTLADTSWLLALPFLIDYHLDQLYWKLGLPVCMAVRMFYHNYFYLSIFFVTCISVDRYLAIVHPLRSLVLLGRRQTCLLCVAVWVATLVLSLPIVRMTQIQTCPGSNRTVCSLYIFLRETRESLPYSLVCSIVGFLFPLLSICYCGLRSVRELRHRSCRRDPLNKQRRLRRVLSTALVFFALFYLPYHLNRNAAIVMRAVYPSNPASWRSIDVTFALEMSFCSLITCVNPLFSCFIGRQFREEFHVTFAVMFSQCPGTQVASMISKRTRMTVRKRPLVSTVTPVCALPAHGS, from the coding sequence ATGCCGTCCTTCTTCATGGTGGTGCTGATCCTTGGGCTTCCCCTCAACCTGTTCTCTCTCTGGGTCTTCTTCCACCGCCTGCGGCGCTGGACCCGCAGCACGGTGTTCCTCTTCAACCTGACCCTGGCTGACACCTCGTGGCTGCTGGCCTTGCCGTTCCTCATCGACTACCACCTGGACCAGCTCTACTGGAAGCTGGGGCTGCCGGTGTGCATGGCGGTGAGGATGTTCTATCACAACTACTTCTACCTCAGCATCTTCTTCGTCACCTGCATCAGCGTGGACCGATACCTGGCCATCGTGCACCCGCTGCGCTCTCTGGTGCTGCTGGGCAGGAGGCAGACCTGCCTGCTGTGCGTGGCGGTCTGGGTGGCCACTCTGGTCCTCAGCCTACCGATTGTCAGGATGACTCAGATCCAGACTTGCCCCGGGAGCAACCGCACCGTGTGCTCCCTGTACATATTCCTACGTGAGACCAGGGAAAGCCTCCCCTATTCCCTCGTGTGCTCCATTGTCGGCTTCCTCTTCCCGCTGCTCTCCATCTGCTACTGCGGCCTGCGCAGCGTCCGCGAGCTGCGCCACCGCTCCTGCCGCCGCGACCCGCTCAACAAGCAGCGGCGGCTGCGGCGGGTGCTGAGCACCGCGCTGGTTTTCTTCGCCCTGTTTTACCTGCCCTACCACCTGAACCGCAACGCGGCCATCGTGATGCGGGCAGTCTATCCCTCCAACCCCGCCTCCTGGCGGAGCATAGACGTGACCTTCGCCCTGGAGATGTCCTTCTGCAGCCTCATCACCTGCGTCAACCCGCTGTTCAGCTGCTTCATTGGCCGCCAGTTCAGGGAGGAGTTTCACGTCACTTTCGCCGTCATGTTCTCCCAGTGTCCAGGCACGCAGGTGGCCTCAATGATATCCAAGAGGACCCGGATGACGGTGAGGAAAAGGCCGCTGGTGTCTACTGTCACACCTGTGTGCGCACTGCCTGCACATGGATCCTAA